Genomic window (Nymphaea colorata isolate Beijing-Zhang1983 chromosome 1, ASM883128v2, whole genome shotgun sequence):
CCAGTCGGGGAGAGccgattttgtttttgaaatggCCGGGCTCGTTTCCTCTCAGGGTGGAAAGTCTCTAGAGATGGAGAGGGGTCCAGAGGGAGACCATGAAAtttgagagagggaggaagtAGGAAAGAGTGAAGAGGTGGGGAGGAGATTGCCGGAGCTTTTCTGGAGGTACGGAGGAGGAGAGGAGATTGCCGGAACTTTTCTGGAGgtaaggaggaggagggggaggaaggGGGTCAGTCTGCGCCGACGGCATGTTCAGAGGTCTCGGAGCCGCTATAAAATTACCCTcgctctctcttttctttccctttttctcttcctccaaGATTTTCTCGCGCAAAACTGCCCTCCcaaagttcttttttcttcgcATAGCTTTCTCGCGGCCTGCTTTCCTTggtaccctctctctctctctctctctctctctctctcccgcgtGGACGAGCGAGCGCGCATACagattcctttttctctttctagagATTAGGGTTTTCCACTCCGGTATATCCGGGGGATCCCTGACCTTTCGTCGAACGattggctctctctcttctctctctatctctcggATTCCTTGCCTATACGCGTCTGAATCGCTCGGAGTGACGTCACAGTGGGTGTTGTGTTCCTCAGAGACGGAGGGgcctcctttccttttttgggATTTGGGACCTCTCCGATGGCGGTCATCTTGGCATTGGTCCATGGGATCAGATGCACAACCCCGTGGTAGTAGGGGTTTGGGCTACTGCTTTCCTGCCTTCGTGCGGTGCTCGCTTTCTGAGGGGATCTACTCTTTCGTCGTTGTGGATTTTGAGCTCTCAGGAGGGGAAGTCGCTTTTGTACCTTGTTAGCTTCGCGAATTGTGGTGATTCTCTTTTTCGGGTTTCTGGGAATTGGGTGCGAGAATGGGTTggtttttgttctgtttttgtgtttgttttttttcttttctctcttggGTGGTTTTCCCGCATAATTtaggtttttcttcttcttttttcttttatgtgaaGATCGAAGGAGATCTTTGTGGGTTGGTTCTTCTTTGTTGAAATCCTCTCGAGTTCCTCCAACCGTCTTCACTTCGTCTGCATGGTGAATTTCATCCATGGTGATATCGCGTGATGGGAAGTGGAATTGTGGTCTTATTCGATTACGCTTTCCCTTCCTCAATGTGTAGAGGGATCGAAACTTAGGAAagttcttttcatgttttagttGCTCTCTGTAAGTTTTTAGTCATTTTGGTAGCTAAGTATGGGAAAGATTCTATATGTTTTTTCCGGTGATCCTTCGTCAAATTTGGCCTCCTTGTTCTATTTTTGTGTAGGCATATAGCATAATGAATACTATATATGAGATTTCTGAGTATGGGTCTTTGTGCTTGCTGCTTTCTCCTTGTTTGTAAGATTTGAGGCTGTAATCTTTGTTCTGGTTCCTGATTCTTCTCTGAAACGATGGAAACTTCTAGTCCCGCCTTTAACCTAACAGATGGGCTTCTGGTCTTTGTATCAGTTGTCTCAAATTGCGGAGTTGTTCCAACGAGAACACATTTTAACTCTTCAGCATCTTATTTTGTGAAGAATACGATATATTAATTATCCTTATATGTTAATTGTTATTTAGGCTTTTATAAATAACTACTTATTCTGCTTTTCTCATTGGATTTCAGTGGCATTCAGATCGAACTTGTTGTTGCTTGCTTGCTGAAGAATCTGGAGATTTGTTGTAGCATTGATCTTGATCGCCTGTGTTTGGATCTATCGGCTGCTTTTTATCTGGTATGGAGGTTGGGAActgaaacatttgcaaccattaTGTTACCTGACAATGATCTCATTCATTTACGAAGACttctttgaactttttttgGTTCAGCTGTTGACTTCTATTCGAGTTTCTCTTATTTTGCGATGGATACTGCTTCTCATCCATGTTACATGGGCATGAAATATTTGATCATTAAAATGATGAGTTCGATCTTAAGTTTATTCATTGTTGAATCCTTAGAATGATGTTCTTTCGAATTTATCTTCTCTTAGACTGTGTAGCTGGTGCAGGAGTGGGTCAAGACATGGGTCGGACAGCAAATGAGACCGAGGATCTTTATCTTACAAAGCATCAGACCGATTCACCATCAGCTGATGATAGTGGGAGTAGTGGAGCCCCGGGGGGCGTAATTCTGAAAAAAGGTCCATGGACAGCTGCAGAGGATGCCATTCTGGTAGAGTATGTCAAGAAACATGGTGAGGGAAACTGGAATGCAGTGCAAAAGCACTCAGGTCTTTTTCGATGTGGGAAAAGCTGTCGCTTGCGGTGGGCGAATCATCTAAGACCCAATTTGAAGAAAGGTGCTTTTACTCCTGAAGAAGAACGTCTGATAATTGAACTCCATGCCAGAATTGGAAATAAATGGGCCAGAATGGCAGCACAGGTATAATaatcatttcttaattttgcaCGCActgctggtttttttttttaggttttgtaaCTACTGATCATATTAAAACGTGCAAAGTCTAttatcttcatttctttttgccTGCTCCTGAAAGTGTGTCCTCCTTTTGTTTCAGTTGCCAGGGCGAACCGATAATGAGATAAAAAATTACTGGAACACTCGAATAAAGAGACGCCAACGAGCTGGTTTGCCTCTTTATCCTTCTGATATGAATCTGCAAACTATAAATGAGGGCCAGCAAAATCAAAATGTAAATGAATTCGGGGTGTTTGACACTGgtcatcaaggccttttgcaTGCCAGTGGCTTTGAGATTCCCCCTGTTTCATTCGACAGCATTAAAGCTGCTCAGGAGAACTTGCCTTACACACCCTCCTTTCCTGACGTCTCTGTGACTAACATTCTTGGTCAGGGTCTGGGATCCTCTCAAGGTTACAACTTTCTTAGCCCCCAGACTCACCGTGCCAAGAGACTTCGAGATTATGACTCCTCATTTCCTAGTTTTCCTAGTGGGACAAACTGTTCATTTCTATATGATCCCCCATTTAATCAGTTCCAGAACGACACATTCGAGAAGGTCCAGCGGCCCTTTTCCATAAGTTTTCAGTCCAATCCTGATCCAAACAGAAGGAGTACATCTCCTCTGGGGTGTATGATGTCCGGCAGCCATGCCCTATCAAATGGCAATTTCTCTGCTTCCAAGCCTCTCAATGAGGTTGTAAAGTTGGAGCTCCCTTCATTCCAATATCCAGATACCATTCTCAACAATTTGGGTGCAAGCATTCCTCCACTCCCGCCCCTGGAGACAGCTGTTACATTCACCCAGTCTCCTCCAATGATGCATGCACAGTCTGATTGCTCGTCACCTCGGAACAGTGGTCTCTTACAGGCACTGATTCATGAGGCCCAAGCACTGAGCACCTCAAAGAATCACTCCTGTGAAAGCAGTACCCATTCTTCTGCAATGCCTGGTGAGACTGCTGATCGATCTACCATGAACCAATGCGATACAGAGTGGGCTGAACTCAGTGACTCTTTTTGCCAGACTCCTGCTTCTATTTTTAGTGAATGTAATCCTCCTGCAAGTGGGTCATTTATAGCCTCCTCGCCTGTCAATGAGATGACTGGTGAGAATTTTTATGTGCTGCACTCATTATTTTCTCCTATAGTGCATTAAATTCCTTTTTCTTACTACATGAGGAACTTTACTTTTGTATTGCTTCTAGGTACTACGAAGGTAGAAGCAGttgaacaaatttcaaatccaagtaTTGAGACTAATGAGCTGGGGATTGATATCCATTTCACAAGGCCAGATGAATTACTTATGTCAGACTGGTTTGAACAAAGTTCAGAATGTGTAAAGGAACAGTCAAATGTAACAGATACCTTTGCAACATTTCTTGGTGAGGATTTTTATAATGACTACAAACAGCTAGACACTGAATCTTCAGCATTAAATCAGTCCTGTGCACTTGGTTCTTTGCCTTGGAATAATATGCCGGCTGTCTGCCAAATGTCTGAACAACCTTGAGGGCTTGCATCAATCATGTCAAGGAGGTCCATCTATGACATGTAGGCTGGAACCAGTCATTTGATGAAAATGGTGTTTTTATAGCACCATAATGTCTTTGTGCATTGTTTCAGTTGGTGCTTGTTTTGCAAGAGTTGCTTTTGGAAAATCATACCAAACGATGCAGAATGGAGAAAGTTACTGTGGCTATGCATGCACGGTGTCATGATTACATTGCAGCAATTGATGCAGTTGTTTTAGCCATTATTTGAAATTTCCTGGTCTTTTATTTGATGCACTATCATTGTCTTTCAAGTATGAGTCTTTCTTAAGGTTTGTTCTGAGAGAAATAATCAGCAGAAAGTGTGCATTTTGTTTGTCCTGTTTGAGGTTGATGTCATTGTTGAATCAGAACTGTATTGAATTATGACCTGAGAAAGAACTTCTACAGCAAACTTATCCCAGCTTATGCAGTTATGCTCAATTCTTACTAAATGGTACTTTCTCACAGGgttatctctattttttttggttgtgtCAATTATGAAAACTCTCTCTTTGGCCTCCGCTTCCCTCTTGTGTATAAAATAAGATGGAAACATTCTTTATTGGTTATATGATGTGCTTGGTCGTTGACCATGCTCTTCTACTGGCAGTTTTCTGAGCCTTCTGAATTGAGCGGCAACCAGTAGCCACTTAGCATGGAATATTGAACTCTATATGATCTTGTGTAACATGTTACCTGCTCCACTGTTATGCTATCGAAATGTCTTTGTGTTGATCCTTTCTTTCATACTAAGTGTCCATGTCCCCTGCATTAAAAGAAATGATCCTCGTGGCATTGTTGTTTGCTAAAAGCGAAGCTGCCCGTTGGACAATTTGTGATCGCTTACAGATTTCTGGTTTCGTGAATGGTGGATTGGTTGCTGTCAGGTTTACAGTCTTTTTATTCAATCATTTGTCTGTCACAAAGACTTGGTTTGCAGGAAACGGCTGCAGTAGTTGGCTGGTACTATTTATATGTGTTTATCGTGCCAAATTTTTTCCCTTAACAGAACCCCGGCTgggagagtatatatatataactatatatataactatatatataactagTCTTAAAATAGGACGACATTTTgaattcctttttcctttctatggTTCACCAATCATAGCGTGGAGAGaatgattgtgaataaaaaaaactaaaaaatgataaaaagggaaaatgtaAGTGCGAGCAGTAAATGGAAGGGTTGGAAATTTTAgtttaagtatatatatatatatatatatatataaagttggtAGGTACCAGACGACAATAAGACTTTTTAAATACATGTTTAAACAAAATTAGAAGCTTTTAATGTGTTATAAGCACGACTGTAAATATAAATCATGCTGTACaatgtcatttttgtaaaaataattgatttaTATACTATCAACATTTTGACGTTATTAAaacagtttattttttttactattaaaaaatattatttaagtaaaaaaatggTTAACTTAATATTTGTTTCTTATCAGATCacttttaagatcatatcaagTTGAAATGAATGTGAGTGTTTATATTCTGGTCTTCTTCAAAAAGAGGGAACTGCCGCCACTAACAGTTGAGAATTATTTATCAAGGAACCTCTTTATTTAATTGTTTATCTATTTTCCGACAGATGTGCAGCGGTTAAGCAGATTCCTACCTGTTATTGAGAAACGCCCCTCTTTGCAAGGccattaataatttaatatgcGTATGTagccttcactttttttttaaaaatttaaaataatttaaattagtCGATAAATGATATATTTATGAGGGATTGATAGAAACCATACCAATATGTGAGGGACAAAAATCAGACCCTTTACATATGATATTTAATTTaaactgttttttttaatctaataggTTGATGATGcaataatcattttttttgtttttaattgtatttctacaataaacaaaaatgaatagCTTCcgtagcatcaacattttgataatagaacaATCTACacttctattaaaaaaaaaaacttgattcaaagcatgttttatatcaaaatagtttttataaatatattaggatgtttatattttattttaaatttatttttttagtaaaaaattaaatgatcttgtttttgTCCCTAAGTGTCTGTTTTGTATATATAACCAATACAGTACTTATCGACTCATATGGGCCTCACATGAATCAATTATTAATAACAACGAACTCAGCTCAAGCTTAGTGAACTTGAGCTCAGCCCGACTTGGTATAGGATGGCCGGACCACAAGAggatttaaatttcaaacttacTAGCTAAAGAAGAGGCCACATAATAACATTGAAAAAGATCTAGTGTTATACAATCTCTAGCTGAGCTTACTCAAGCCAAAAGGAGCTGAGCTCGAAAACAAATGAGTTCAGCTTTTGATTCGAACCCGTCTCGTTCAATAGATGAGCCAAACTAGCGTAGCGTAGCGCGACCTCATTTTATCGAAACCTATTTACACGAAAAGCGGAAGGCTAAAAGCGGGGAGACCGAACTGACGAAGGTGAAGGCGCCCGTCGTCGGATTTCGGTTGTGAGTGATCCATTCTGACCTGATCCCTTTCTGACGATCGCGCCTCTTTCCCGCCCAATCCAGGTTCCATCTTTCTCGCCCAGGCAATGAGCGAATGAAGGCCGGGCCGTTCCTCTCCGGCCTCCGGGAGGTAAAAACACGGCCTTCAGATGGTTTCACCGCCCCGGCGTCCGATCGAAACGTCCCGGTGGCGGTGCCGCCGGACATGTATGGGATTCCTGGAGGGGGTCGACGTGAATCTGAATCTTCAACATTTGCGTCGGCTCCATGACATCTGGTGAATTGGTAATGTCTAAGCATTCTCTGTATGATTGATTGAATTTCCTAGCTATTTGACGCTTCTTGAAGAGTCTTTCTCGGTGAAAAACGCAAGAGCACGGATTGCGTTTATGATGTGATCTGCCAACTTAGCcttaactttattttttttctttgtcattctttttcaaattttgatatttaagCGTATTAAGGTTCTGTCGTACGTCTTCATGTTTATTTTCGATTCAAACTGCTAGTACGGAAATGCTGAAACTACACTACTTTCTGTTCTGTCTTGTTTGCTCTTGCAAGTTCTTTGTCGTCACTCCCGTTTTCTTTATTCTCTGTTTTTCGAGTCATCGAATAAAGTTTTCTTTGCTGTGGAAGGCAAAAATGCACTCTTGCCTACATCTAGGACTGGTTTGAAGACGCTGGATTTCAGATCTACCTTGAGTTAGAGTCTTAGACATGGTGGCCGTGCTAAAAATGGAGGCAAACACGAAGTCTGAATTTCTCGCAACAGATTTTCATTCATAGCTTGCCTGAAGTTTATGTATACGAATTATGGTTAGGAGTAGGAATATGTTTACCCATCTGAGGTCTTACGTTTGAGATGTTGAGCCCTAAGGTGCGTCATCAGGTTCATGAGGACTTCTTTTCCATCGAAGAAGTATAGTTAAGTTGAAAAGCAGCCTTGATTTTCCTGCGGCCATGAACCTTGTTCAGTTATGATcgaagtttgaactttgaactgaTGTTGTTCATACACGATTAGTGCCACCACTCATTCAGTATGCCTCTGGCAGATAGAACCAATGATTTTGGTTGAACAAGGCTTGATGCACCGGAAGGACTACAAGGATAGACTACAATAAAATGCTTTCAAGTTGCATGTTAAGTGGTGGTCTGAATTTGGTCTATGAAGTTAGCAGTCTGTAATAAAACCATTTCCCACAAGTAAATACaaaaacacatacacacacatatacaaatCCACTGAAATTTCGTCataattttcttcttgaaaGTCATAATGATATACTTGCATGGAAAAAAGTGACACGGattcatgttttacaactggacGATTAGCCTTGGAAGAACACTATGTGTTATGGTCGTTCCCTGCTTGTATTATTTGACCTACTCTTGAAAAGGTACTTTCGTCGTTCGGGATTAAATGCTGCCCCgagacatttttttcttaaagccCAAAACGTTGCTCTTGTTAACTTTTGATGTGGAGCACCTGCTGCCGTGGCTTTTGCTTCGAATTAGAATACACAAAGCTCTATTGTTGTTTTCCATTTATGAGGGGACTTTTTTGGCTTGTAGCTTTAATTTCCTATTTTCAGATTTGACAAGATATTGAAGAAGGAAATTCCCAGTACTGCGGTCTACGAGGATGATATGGTAATCTTTTACTACTTCACTTTCGATTGTTATCCAAAGAAGCTAGAATGGTTTTTATGTTCAGGTTATACCTGACGTATGTTAGATAAAGCAGTGTATTATGTACCTTTCATTGCACGTTCTGGAGAACTGTTTTTCTGACACT
Coding sequences:
- the LOC116259971 gene encoding transcription factor GAMYB, which gives rise to MGRTANETEDLYLTKHQTDSPSADDSGSSGAPGGVILKKGPWTAAEDAILVEYVKKHGEGNWNAVQKHSGLFRCGKSCRLRWANHLRPNLKKGAFTPEEERLIIELHARIGNKWARMAAQLPGRTDNEIKNYWNTRIKRRQRAGLPLYPSDMNLQTINEGQQNQNVNEFGVFDTGHQGLLHASGFEIPPVSFDSIKAAQENLPYTPSFPDVSVTNILGQGLGSSQGYNFLSPQTHRAKRLRDYDSSFPSFPSGTNCSFLYDPPFNQFQNDTFEKVQRPFSISFQSNPDPNRRSTSPLGCMMSGSHALSNGNFSASKPLNEVVKLELPSFQYPDTILNNLGASIPPLPPLETAVTFTQSPPMMHAQSDCSSPRNSGLLQALIHEAQALSTSKNHSCESSTHSSAMPGETADRSTMNQCDTEWAELSDSFCQTPASIFSECNPPASGSFIASSPVNEMTGTTKVEAVEQISNPSIETNELGIDIHFTRPDELLMSDWFEQSSECVKEQSNVTDTFATFLGEDFYNDYKQLDTESSALNQSCALGSLPWNNMPAVCQMSEQP